The following proteins are co-located in the Macaca thibetana thibetana isolate TM-01 chromosome 6, ASM2454274v1, whole genome shotgun sequence genome:
- the FAM169A gene encoding soluble lamin-associated protein of 75 kDa isoform X3, which translates to MLRFCGRKERPLGFIQLSLQTADEFEFEEIINETIGTAFSGNICASFLTQSYQLPVLDTMFLRKKCRGKDFGLHMLEDFVDSFTEDALGLRYPLSSLMYTACKQYFEKYPGDHELLWEVEGVGHWYQRIPVTRALQREALKIPAVSQNEPKRPMSGEYGPAYVPEYESRTEDNQSSEMQLTIDSLKDAFASTSEGHEKTSVSTRTRSSNLKRPKIGKRFQDSEFSSSQGEDEKTSQTSPTASLNKLESTARPSESSEEFLEEEPEQRGIEFEDESSDKDARPALETPPQQEKQDGEKESELEPMNGEIMDDSLKTSLITEEEDSTSEILDEELKLQPFNSSEDSTNLVPLVVESSKLSEADAPDKTPRIPDSEMLMDEGTSDVKGHTEEKLSLLPRKKAHLGSSDNVATMSHEERSDGGFPNSVIAEFSEEPVSENLSPNTTSSLEDQGEEGVSEPQETSTALPQSSLIEVELEDVPFSQNAGQKNQSEEQSEASSEQLDQFTQSAEKAVDSSSEEIEVEVPVVDRRNLRRKAKGHKGPAKKKAKLT; encoded by the exons CATATGTGCCTCTTTTCTTACCCAAAGTTACCAACTGCCAGTTCTTGATACAATGTTTCTGAGAAAGAAATGCAGAGGTAAAGATTTTGGGCTTCACATGTTGGAGGACTTTGTTGATTCCTTTACAGAAGATGCACTTGGCTTGCGGTATCCGCTGTCTTCTCTCATGTATACAG CTTGCAAGCAATACTTTGAGAAGTACCCAGGAGACCATGAACTCCTTTGGGAAGTTGAAGGTGTTGGACACTGGTACCAGCGAATACCAGTCACCAGAGCATTACAAAGAGAAGCACTTAAAATTCCAG cagtttctcaaaatgaaCCTAAAAGACCTATGTCTGGAGAATATGGTCCTGCATATGTTCCAGAATATGAATCAAGAACTGAAGACAATCAGTCTAGTGAGATGCAGCTAACT ATTGATTCTCTAAAAGATGCCTTTGCAAGCACTTCTGAAG GTCATGAAAAAACATCAGTTTCCACTCGTACTCGAAGTAGTAATCTAAAGCGGCCAAAGATTGGAAAGCGGTTTCAGGATTCTGAATTTAGCAGTTCTCAAGGCGAAGATGAAAAGACCTCCCAGACTTCACCTACAGCTTcattaaacaa attggAGTCCACTGCACGCCCATCAGAGAGCTCAGAAGAATTCCTGGAAGAAGAACCCGAACAGAGAGGGATTGAATTTGAGGATGAAAGCAGTGATAAAGATGCACGGCCAGCACTGGAAACGCCGCCACAGCAAGAGAAGCAAGATGGTGAAAAG GAATCTGAATTAGAGCCTATGAATGGTGAGATAATGGATGATTCTCTTAAGACCTCACTTATAACAGAAGAGGAAGACTCCACTAGTGAAATTTTAGATGAAGAATTAAAATTGCAGCCTTTTAATTCCAGTGAAGATTCTACAAATCTTGTTCCACTGGTGGTAGAATCTTCAAAACTCTCTGAGGCAGATGCACCAGATAAG aCCCCACGTATACCTGACTCAGAAATGTTGATGGATGAAGGCACATCTGATGTAAAGGGGCACACGGAAGAGAAACTGTCCCTACTTCCAAGAAAGAAAGCACACCTTGGGAGTTCAGATAATGTTGCTACTATGTCACATGAAGAACGATCTGATGGTGGTTTTCCAAACTCTGTGATAGCTGAATTTTCTGAAGAACCAGTCTCTGAGAACTTATCTCCCAATACTACTTCCTCATTGGAAGACCAGGGTGAGGAGGGGGTATCTGAGCCCCAGGAAACATCTACTGCTCTTCCTCAGAGTTCTTTGATAGAGGTTGAACTTGAAGATGTGCCATTTTCACAGAATGCAGGACAGAAGAACCAGTCAGAGGAGCAGTCTGAAGCATCTTCTGAGCAACTGGATCAGTTTACACAATCGGCAGAAAAAGCTGTTGATAGCAGCTCAGAGGAAATAGAAGTGGAAGTGCCTGTGGTAGACAGGCGGAATTTAAGAAGAAAGGCCAAAGGGCATAAAGGACCTGCTAAGAAGAAAGCTAAGCTGAcctga
- the FAM169A gene encoding soluble lamin-associated protein of 75 kDa isoform X4: MFLRKKCRGKDFGLHMLEDFVDSFTEDALGLRYPLSSLMYTACKQYFEKYPGDHELLWEVEGVGHWYQRIPVTRALQREALKIPAVSQNEPKRPMSGEYGPAYVPEYESRTEDNQSSEMQLTIDSLKDAFASTSEGHEKTSVSTRTRSSNLKRPKIGKRFQDSEFSSSQGEDEKTSQTSPTASLNKLESTARPSESSEEFLEEEPEQRGIEFEDESSDKDARPALETPPQQEKQDGEKESELEPMNGEIMDDSLKTSLITEEEDSTSEILDEELKLQPFNSSEDSTNLVPLVVESSKLSEADAPDKTPRIPDSEMLMDEGTSDVKGHTEEKLSLLPRKKAHLGSSDNVATMSHEERSDGGFPNSVIAEFSEEPVSENLSPNTTSSLEDQGEEGVSEPQETSTALPQSSLIEVELEDVPFSQNAGQKNQSEEQSEASSEQLDQFTQSAEKAVDSSSEEIEVEVPVVDRRNLRRKAKGHKGPAKKKAKLT; this comes from the exons ATGTTTCTGAGAAAGAAATGCAGAGGTAAAGATTTTGGGCTTCACATGTTGGAGGACTTTGTTGATTCCTTTACAGAAGATGCACTTGGCTTGCGGTATCCGCTGTCTTCTCTCATGTATACAG CTTGCAAGCAATACTTTGAGAAGTACCCAGGAGACCATGAACTCCTTTGGGAAGTTGAAGGTGTTGGACACTGGTACCAGCGAATACCAGTCACCAGAGCATTACAAAGAGAAGCACTTAAAATTCCAG cagtttctcaaaatgaaCCTAAAAGACCTATGTCTGGAGAATATGGTCCTGCATATGTTCCAGAATATGAATCAAGAACTGAAGACAATCAGTCTAGTGAGATGCAGCTAACT ATTGATTCTCTAAAAGATGCCTTTGCAAGCACTTCTGAAG GTCATGAAAAAACATCAGTTTCCACTCGTACTCGAAGTAGTAATCTAAAGCGGCCAAAGATTGGAAAGCGGTTTCAGGATTCTGAATTTAGCAGTTCTCAAGGCGAAGATGAAAAGACCTCCCAGACTTCACCTACAGCTTcattaaacaa attggAGTCCACTGCACGCCCATCAGAGAGCTCAGAAGAATTCCTGGAAGAAGAACCCGAACAGAGAGGGATTGAATTTGAGGATGAAAGCAGTGATAAAGATGCACGGCCAGCACTGGAAACGCCGCCACAGCAAGAGAAGCAAGATGGTGAAAAG GAATCTGAATTAGAGCCTATGAATGGTGAGATAATGGATGATTCTCTTAAGACCTCACTTATAACAGAAGAGGAAGACTCCACTAGTGAAATTTTAGATGAAGAATTAAAATTGCAGCCTTTTAATTCCAGTGAAGATTCTACAAATCTTGTTCCACTGGTGGTAGAATCTTCAAAACTCTCTGAGGCAGATGCACCAGATAAG aCCCCACGTATACCTGACTCAGAAATGTTGATGGATGAAGGCACATCTGATGTAAAGGGGCACACGGAAGAGAAACTGTCCCTACTTCCAAGAAAGAAAGCACACCTTGGGAGTTCAGATAATGTTGCTACTATGTCACATGAAGAACGATCTGATGGTGGTTTTCCAAACTCTGTGATAGCTGAATTTTCTGAAGAACCAGTCTCTGAGAACTTATCTCCCAATACTACTTCCTCATTGGAAGACCAGGGTGAGGAGGGGGTATCTGAGCCCCAGGAAACATCTACTGCTCTTCCTCAGAGTTCTTTGATAGAGGTTGAACTTGAAGATGTGCCATTTTCACAGAATGCAGGACAGAAGAACCAGTCAGAGGAGCAGTCTGAAGCATCTTCTGAGCAACTGGATCAGTTTACACAATCGGCAGAAAAAGCTGTTGATAGCAGCTCAGAGGAAATAGAAGTGGAAGTGCCTGTGGTAGACAGGCGGAATTTAAGAAGAAAGGCCAAAGGGCATAAAGGACCTGCTAAGAAGAAAGCTAAGCTGAcctga